The genomic stretch AGGAAGTGCCATGAACCGTCTCACCCCTGTCGCCGCCCTCTGTTTCGCCCTTTTAGGCGGCTGTGCCCAAACCCATTCCCCCGCCGACCCGGCCCAAAGCGTTCAAACCAACTTCAATAGCCTGATGGACCAGTACTGGCAGGCCAGCAACCAATACGACAGCCTGCTGGCTGGCAGCCATAACCCCAGACGCGGCGCCGGCCACCTGCCGGACCTTTCCCCGGCAGCCTTGGCCGCCGAGGACCAATACTGGCAGCAGTTCAAACGCCAGGTCGAAGCGGTGCCAGCGGCCAGCCTTGGCAACCAGGACCAGATCAGCAAAACCATGCTGATCTACGAGCTCGACAACCGCATCGACAACTACCGCTTTGGCGATCACCTGATGCCGCTCACCTCCGAGTACGGCTTCTGGGTGGGCCTGGCAGGCATGAAGGATTATCTGCGTTTTCAAAAAGATGCCGATTTTGACGCCTACCTCACCGCCCTTGGCGATGTGCCCCGTTACATCGACCAGCAAATCGCCTGGATGAAAGAAGGCCTGGCCAAGGGCATCACCCAACCCAAGGCGGTGCTGGGGCTGGTGGGCAGCAACATCAATTCCTACATCAACGAAGAGCAGTTCCTGAGCCCCTTTGATGCCCTGCCGCAAAGCGACCCGCGCCGGGCCAAGGCCAACGAGGTGGTAGACAAGGCGGTGTTGCCGGCCTTTAACAAGCTGCACGACTTCATGGTCAACACCTATATTCCCAACGCCCGCACCAGCATCGGCATGTCCGAAATGCCCAATGGCCGGGAGTGGTACAAAAACCGGGTCAAGCACTACGTCACCCTGGATATCAGCCCAGAACAGGTGCATCAGCTGGGCCTGACCGAGATGAAGCACATCCACGAGCAGATGAACGCCATCATCCAGCAGCTGCACTTCAAGGGCGATCTGCATGACTTCATGCAGTTCCTGCGTACCGATCCGCAGTTCTATGCCAAAACCCCGCTGGAGCTGCTCAAAGACGCCTCCTACTACGCCAAGCGGGCCGACGGCATCCTGCCCCGCTATTTTGGCAAGCTGCCTCGCAAGCCCTACACCGTTACCCCGGTGCCGGCAGACATTGCCCCCAACTACACCTCGGCCCGTTACTCCGGCTCCTACACCGACGACAGGCCAGGGGAGTTTTGGGTCAATACCTACAACCTCAAGGTGCGCCCCATCTACGAGCTGGCGCCGCTGACACTGCACGAAGCGGTACCGGGCCACCACCTGCAAATCAGCCTTACCCAGGAACAAACCGGTCTGCCCGCCTTTCGCCGCAATGGCTACATCAGCGCCTTTGGCGAAGGTTGGGGTCTGTATAGCGAATACCTCGGCGAAGAGGCCGGTTTCTACCAGACCCCTTACGAGCACTTTGCGCGGCTGATCTTCGACGCCTGGCGCGCCGCCCGGCTGGTGGTGGACACCGGGGTGCACTGGTACGGCTGGAGCCGCGAGCAGGCCCAGAAATACATGGCCGACAACACCGGCCTTAGCCTGCACAACGTGCAAACCGAGACCGACCGCTACATCACCTGGCCCGGCCAGGCGCTGTCGTACAAGATGGGCGAGCTGACCATCTTGCGGCTGCGTGAAAAGGCCCAAACCGAGCTTGGCGATAAATTCGATATCCGCCGCTTCCACGACGCGGTGCTGGCCAACGGCGCCGTGCCTCTCAAGGTGTTGGAGCAGCAGATAGACCAATTCATTGCCACCGAGCAAGCCCGCAAGGACTAACCCCCAAGCCCCGCCCAGCGGGGCTTTTTTATCAGTACCGCG from Gallaecimonas pentaromativorans encodes the following:
- a CDS encoding DUF885 domain-containing protein, translated to MNRLTPVAALCFALLGGCAQTHSPADPAQSVQTNFNSLMDQYWQASNQYDSLLAGSHNPRRGAGHLPDLSPAALAAEDQYWQQFKRQVEAVPAASLGNQDQISKTMLIYELDNRIDNYRFGDHLMPLTSEYGFWVGLAGMKDYLRFQKDADFDAYLTALGDVPRYIDQQIAWMKEGLAKGITQPKAVLGLVGSNINSYINEEQFLSPFDALPQSDPRRAKANEVVDKAVLPAFNKLHDFMVNTYIPNARTSIGMSEMPNGREWYKNRVKHYVTLDISPEQVHQLGLTEMKHIHEQMNAIIQQLHFKGDLHDFMQFLRTDPQFYAKTPLELLKDASYYAKRADGILPRYFGKLPRKPYTVTPVPADIAPNYTSARYSGSYTDDRPGEFWVNTYNLKVRPIYELAPLTLHEAVPGHHLQISLTQEQTGLPAFRRNGYISAFGEGWGLYSEYLGEEAGFYQTPYEHFARLIFDAWRAARLVVDTGVHWYGWSREQAQKYMADNTGLSLHNVQTETDRYITWPGQALSYKMGELTILRLREKAQTELGDKFDIRRFHDAVLANGAVPLKVLEQQIDQFIATEQARKD